The proteins below are encoded in one region of Silene latifolia isolate original U9 population chromosome 2, ASM4854445v1, whole genome shotgun sequence:
- the LOC141641434 gene encoding protein FAR-RED ELONGATED HYPOCOTYL 3-like, with protein sequence MEEHVPIDIEWFTDCYDIRRQWVMAHCKDLRMGGIMRTTQRSESENSFFKRFEARNGTLVEFWMRFESALDQQRHNQKRLDNENRHSNPKLCSKLAIESDGAKIYTHDIFEEFQEELKNAIGGFSCKGFLESNNLEVTTLKDSLGGRNFDVQHIIWIYSGNGVKKIPESAIARRWTKDALRSGHNSTGECTDDMDIVDSKQLQMTKLWSEIHETIGVLVDKEKEDVEGLTNLIREFREKLTPVGEKLNKQQQMEKLLGCKASKEISILPPKYSKNKGSGKRILSSKAKAIAIASKPKRMCNNCKQMAHHDKRNCPNPFAEHPPQLSESSEEEEEEEEEVDDLSEE encoded by the exons ATGGAGGAACACGTACCCATTGACATTGAATGGTTTACGGACTGCTATGATATAAGGAGGCAGTGGGTGATGGCGCACTGTAAGGACTTGAGAATGGGTGGTATTATGAGGACGACACAGCGGTCGGAAAGTGAAAACAGTTTTTTCAAGAGGTTTGAGGCGAGAAATGGTACtcttgttgagttttggatgcgctTTGAAAGTGCTTTGGACCAACAAAGACACAACCAAAAGAGGCTTGATAACGAAAACCGTCACTCAAACCCAAAGTTATGCAGTAAGTTGGCAATAGAGAGTGATGGTGCGAAGATTTACACACATGATATTTTTGAGGAGTTTCAAGAGGAGTTAAAAAATGCAATTGGTGGATTTAGTTGCAAGGGTTTCTTGGAGTCGAACAACTTAGAGGTTACTACGTTGAAGGATTCATTGGGAGGCCGTAATTTTGATGTTCA GCACATAATTTGGATTTATTCCGGTAATGGGGTTAAAAAAATTCCGGAATCTGCAATTGCTAGGAGATGGACAAAGGATGCATTGCGGAGTGGACACAATAGTACAGGGGAGTGTacagatgacatggatattgTAGACAGTAAGCAACTTCAGATGACAAAATTGTGGTCGGAAATTCACGAAACAATTGGGGTGCTTGTTGATAAGGAAAAGGAAGACGTTGAAGGTCTTACTAATTTAATAAGGGAATTTAGAGAGAAGCTGACACCGGTAGGTGAGAAGTTGAATAAACAACAGCAAATGGAGAAATTGCTTGGTTGTAAAGCTAGTAAGGAGATTTCTATACTGCCACCTAAATATTCCAAAAACAAAGGGAGTGGAAAAAGGATTTTGTCTAGTAAGGCGAAGGCCATTGCAATTGCCAGTAAGCCGAAACGCATGTGCAATAATTGCAAGCAAATGGCACACCATGACAAGAGGAACTGTCCTAACCCTTTTGCTGAGCATCCACCGCAATTGTCGGAATCAtctgaagaagaggaggaggaagaggaagaagtagACGACTTGTCGGAAGAGTAG
- the LOC141641435 gene encoding protein FAR1-RELATED SEQUENCE 11-like → MADMEIVAYEAVENADVDDETIPPVSEEDFCKQLEDVFTPYIGMEFGDIEEAITFYKVYALGVGFDVRKYTTKKWRDGTIKSKLLVCNREGFTKSSNESPGKEEDGSKQERRNKLKRIGCKARMRLFSKNGVLLVDRFHEEHNHELVAVKDREFQKLSKNISKYHMGLIVSNSRLNIGATRTYRMCKEVVNGFHNIGASLNDFKNFQRDIKCFIHERDGQLFIDHFKSMAETRPDFYFDYDVDVDGSLRRAIWVDGIGRRNYSVFGDAV, encoded by the exons ATGGCTGATATGGAGATTGTGGCTTATGAGGCTGTTGAGAATG CTGATGTAGATGATGAAACAATTCCACCGGTGTCAGAGGAAGACTTTTGTAAGCAGTTGGAGGATGTATTTACTCCATACATTGGGATGGAGTTTGGGGATATTGAGGAAGCTATAACATTTTATAAGGTGTACGCACTTGGGGTTGGGTTCGATGTGAGAAAATACacaactaaaaagtggcgtgacGGTACTATAAAATCAAAATTATTGGTTTGTAATAGGGAGGGGTTTACAAAATCAAGTAACGAAAGTCCGGGTAAGGAAGAAGATGGAAGTAAGCAGGAGAGAAGAAATAAGCTTAAGAGGATTGGTTGTAAAGCTCGGATGAGGTTATTTTCGAAGAATGGTGTGCTTTTAGTGGACCGGTTTCATGAAGaacataatcacgagcttgttgCTGTCAAAGATAGAGAGTTTCAAAAATTATCCAAAAACATTTCCAAGTATCACATGGGACTAATTGTCTCAAATTCAAGG CTGAATATTGGAGCAACAAGAACTTACAGAATGTGTAAGGAGGTTGTTAATGGGTTCCACAATATAGGGGCTAGTTTGAACgacttcaaaaattttcaaagagACATAAAGTGTTTTATTCATGAAAGGGACGGACAACTTTTCATTGATCACTTCAAGAGCATGGCAGAGACTCGGCCAGACTTCTACTTCGACTATGATGTTGACGTAGATGGTAGCCTACGACGCGCAATTTGGGTGGATGGCATTGGTAGGAGGAACTACTCTGTCTTTGGAGATGCCGTTTAA